The following nucleotide sequence is from Bacillus horti.
TCCTATTGAAAAGGTTGGACAGGAGCTACGTGAAATGATGAGCTGGATCAAAAGCAAAAAAGCTCCCGAGGGGGTGAAAGCGTAGCATGCGAAAGATTACCGTTTTTGATACGACATTACGAGACGGAGAACAATCTGCCGGAGTGAACTTAAATCTACAAGAGAAACTAGAGATAGCTAGGCAGCTTGAGCGTTTAGGTGTAGATATTATTGAGGCCGGTTTTCCTGCCGCCTCTCCTGGGGACTTAGCGTCCACCAAGGAGATTGCTCAGACGATCAAAGGGGCAAGTGTAACAGGATTAGCTAGAGCTTCAAAAAAAGATATCGATGCCGCTTGGGAAGCGCTAAAGGTTGCTGCTGAGCCAAGGCTTCACGTGTTTTTAGCAACCTCTCCGATTCATCGTCAGCACAAGCTTAAGATGAGTAAGGACGAGGTCGTGGCTAAAGCGGTAGAAACAGTTCGTTATGCGAAAACATTTTTCCCACAGGTTCAATTCAGCGCTGAGGACGCTGGACGGACTGAGCTAGAGTTTTTGAGAGAGGTCATAACTGCTGTCATTGATGCTGGTGCTACGGTGGTGAATATACCTGATACGGTCGGCTACCTAATGCCGGAGGAGTACGGTGCGATCTTTAAATATCTTAAGGATGAGGTGCCAAATATAGATAAGGCTCTGCTGAGTGCCCATTGTCATGATGATCTAGGGTTTGCTGTGGCTAACAGCTTAGCGGCGATTCAAAACGGAGCTACTCAGGTAGAAGGTACGATTAATGGTATTGGAGAGCGAGCTGGAAACGCGGCTCTTGAGGAAATCCTTGTGAACCTAAACATTCGTCAGGATTTCTATCAAGCAGAAGCTAGGGCTAAGCTCGATCAGCTTTCTAGAACAAGTCGTCTAGTGGCTAGCTTGACAGGGATGCAGGTTCCTCCAAACAAAGCAGTTGTGGGAGCTAATGCGTTCGCTCATGAATCAGGCATTCATCAGGATGGAGTCCTAAAAGAGCGTACAACGTATGAGATTATATCTCCTCAGCTAGTGGGACTTGATTCTAACCAGCTGGTGTTAGGGAAGCATTCAGGTCGGCATGCTTTAAAAGAGCGGATGGAATTCTTAGGCTACTCTCTTAGTGAGGAACAGCTACAAGACTTGTTTATTAAATTCAAGGAGTTAGCTGATAAGAAGAAGGAGCTTCATGATGATGATCTAGTTGCTTTAGTGCATGACAGCACACTAACAGAGGATGGAGATGTATTTAAGCTAGATTATCTACATGTTTCTTATATGAACTCTATTGCAACAGCGACTATTCGTTTGGAGACACCTAGCGGTTTACAAACAGAAGAAGCAGCTATCGGGTCGGGAAGTGTAGAAGCGATTTATAATACCATTGAAAAGATGGTTCAGATGAGAATTCACCTCCTAGATTATAAGATTCGCAGTCTATCCAAGGGTAGAGACGCGCTAGCAGAAGTATATGTGAAGGTTTCCTATGAAGGATTCGTTGGGACGGGGCGCGGAATTGATCACGACGTACTAGGAGCAAGCTCTAAGGCGTTTATTGATAGTATTAACCGCCTACGAAAAATGAAGAAGCCTAAGCATTTTATTGAGGATCAGGAGGAGTACTCCACTCATTGTGTACAGGATTCCTTTAACTAAGTTAACTAAATCGACTAGATAAGGCTAGATAAGGCTAGATAAGGGTCGCTTCCCTTCATAAGAAGCGAAGTCGGCCCAAATAGCTGATAAAATTAAATAACAACAAAGATTGAACCTGAGTGGAGAGACTGAGAGGAGCTAACGATGGAGAAAAAGATAGTGGTCTTGCCCGGAGACGGAATCGGAAAAGAAGTTGTCGATGAGGGCATTAAGGTATTAGATACGGTAGCGGAACTGTTTGGTCATCAATTTAAGTATGAGGAAGATGTGATTGGTGGAGCGGCTCTGGATCAATTCGGGATTCCACTGAGGGAAGAAACACTGGAGAAATGCCAGCAAGCTGATGCGGTGCTTTTAGGAGCGGTGGGTGGCCCAAAATGGGACACACTTCCTGGTCATCTTCGTCCGGAAAAGGCGTTACTCGGATTACGTAAAGGATTAGGGCTATTTGCTAATCTTCGTCCGGTAGAAGTGTTTGGACCAGTTGTTGAATCCTCTACGTTAAAACGAGAGGTTGTTGAAGGAGTAGATGTTCTGGTCGTTCGAGAGCTGACAGGAGGTATCTACTTTGGTCTAAAGGATCGCGGAGAGTATGATTCTGGTGAAGCGTGGGCTAAGGATGAATGTATCTACTCTGTAGAAGAGGTTAGGCGAATCGCCAAGGTAGCCTTTGAGGCGGCAAGGGGGCGCCGGAAGAAGGTCACCTCCGTAGATAAAGCAAATGTGCTAGAGACAAGTCGTCTATGGAGAGAGGTTATACAGGAGGTCCATCAGGAATATCCAGATATTGAATTAGAGCATATGCTTGTGGATAACGCAGCCATGCAGCTTGTCAGACAGCCAAAGCAATTTGATGTGCTTGTGACGGAGAACATGTTCGGTGATATTCTTAGTGATGAAGCGTCTGTATTAGCTGGTTCAATTGGCTTAATGCCTTCGGCTAGTCTTGCTGATGCAGGAGGACTTGGGATGTATGAGCCTGTTCATG
It contains:
- a CDS encoding 2-isopropylmalate synthase produces the protein MRKITVFDTTLRDGEQSAGVNLNLQEKLEIARQLERLGVDIIEAGFPAASPGDLASTKEIAQTIKGASVTGLARASKKDIDAAWEALKVAAEPRLHVFLATSPIHRQHKLKMSKDEVVAKAVETVRYAKTFFPQVQFSAEDAGRTELEFLREVITAVIDAGATVVNIPDTVGYLMPEEYGAIFKYLKDEVPNIDKALLSAHCHDDLGFAVANSLAAIQNGATQVEGTINGIGERAGNAALEEILVNLNIRQDFYQAEARAKLDQLSRTSRLVASLTGMQVPPNKAVVGANAFAHESGIHQDGVLKERTTYEIISPQLVGLDSNQLVLGKHSGRHALKERMEFLGYSLSEEQLQDLFIKFKELADKKKELHDDDLVALVHDSTLTEDGDVFKLDYLHVSYMNSIATATIRLETPSGLQTEEAAIGSGSVEAIYNTIEKMVQMRIHLLDYKIRSLSKGRDALAEVYVKVSYEGFVGTGRGIDHDVLGASSKAFIDSINRLRKMKKPKHFIEDQEEYSTHCVQDSFN
- the leuB gene encoding 3-isopropylmalate dehydrogenase — protein: MEKKIVVLPGDGIGKEVVDEGIKVLDTVAELFGHQFKYEEDVIGGAALDQFGIPLREETLEKCQQADAVLLGAVGGPKWDTLPGHLRPEKALLGLRKGLGLFANLRPVEVFGPVVESSTLKREVVEGVDVLVVRELTGGIYFGLKDRGEYDSGEAWAKDECIYSVEEVRRIAKVAFEAARGRRKKVTSVDKANVLETSRLWREVIQEVHQEYPDIELEHMLVDNAAMQLVRQPKQFDVLVTENMFGDILSDEASVLAGSIGLMPSASLADAGGLGMYEPVHGTAPDIAGQGKANPLATILSCAMLLRYSFGLEQEADVIETAVKSALEQGWRTPDLVLSQDDPKSVLGTTEITNKIIEYIRKSALIQS